The following are encoded in a window of Podospora pseudoanserina strain CBS 124.78 chromosome 6, whole genome shotgun sequence genomic DNA:
- the DUR3 gene encoding urea active transporter (EggNog:ENOG503NUX6; COG:E) produces the protein MDHAPADQEHIANATLGQGAGYGVVLGLGGAFAIGMIATTFILKRYNRELQTSEMFNTAGRTVKSGLVAAAVVSSWTWAATLLQSTGVCYRYGVSGPFWYASGATVQIILFATLAIELKRRAPNAHTYLEVIKARYGTVAHLVFMVFGVITNILVSLMLIVGGSATLNALTGMHTIAAIYLLPLGVIAYTMVGGLKATILTDWAHTFILLLIIIIFALTAYASHDLLGSPSAVYDLLVEAATRHPVDGNKEGSYLTMQSREGAIFFVINIVGNFGTVFLDNGYYNKAIAASPVHALPGYIIGGICWFAIPWLTATTMGLAGLALENNPRFPTYPDRMLDSDVSAGLVLPYAAVALLGKGGAMATLLIVFMAVTSAFSSQLIAVSTICTYDLYRAYFKPEASGKRLIYMSHCVVVGYGLFISTFSVGLWYAGISMGYLYVMMGVIISSAVLPATLALLWSGQNKWAAAGAPVLGLATSLTAWLVTSKKQCGELTVQCTGSNIPMLAGNVAALLSPVVFIAILTAIFGVDKYDWKSMLEIRRGDDHDLAQEAGVDLEDVNGGHEETQAEFEAEQSKLLKAGKISRWTTVILALAFLVLWPMPMYGSGYIFSKPFFTGWVTIGIIWIFGSFIGVGLFPVWESRATLTRTCKYIWKDLTGKSHIKTIHAQEAAVVGTPGDQTPPEKAGLKEEVRSS, from the exons ATGGATCACGCTCCCGCCGATCAAGAGCACATCGCCAATGCCACGCTCGGCCAGGGCGCCGGCTATGGTGTCGTGCTGGGTCTGGGAGGTGCCTTTGCCATCG GCATGATCGCCACAACCTTCATCCTGAAGAGGTACAACAGGGAACTTCAGACATCTGAAATGTTCAACACAGCTGGCCGTACTGTCAAGTCCGGTCTCGTCGCCGCTGCCGTCGTCTCTTCGTGGACTTGGGCCGCTACCCTTCTTCAGTCCACCGGTGTTTGTTATCGCTATGGTGTCTCGGGTCCCTTTTGGTATGCCTCGGGCGCTACTGTCCAGATCATTCTCTTCGCTACTCTCGCCATCGAACTCAAACGCCGCGCCCCCAACGCACACACCTATCTCGAGGTCATCAAGGCCCGATACGGAACTGTGGCACACTTGGTATTCATGGTCTTTGGCGTGATAACCAACATTTTGGTCTCGCTCATGCTGATTGTCGGTGGCTCAGCTACCCTCAACGCCTTGACCGGGATGCACACCATTGCTGCCATTTACCTCCTGCCACTCGGTGTCATTGCCTACACcatggttggtgggttgaAGGCTACCATCTTGACTGATTGGGCACACACCTTCATCTtgctgctcatcatcatcatctttgccCTGACAGCCTATGCCTCTCACGACTTGCTGGGCTCTCCCAGCGCTGTCTACGACCTGCTTGTCGAGGCTGCCACCCGTCACCCGGTTGACGGCAACAAGGAGGGCAGCTACTTGACCATGCAGTCCAGGGAGggcgccatcttcttcgtcatcaacaTTGTTGGCAACTTCGGCACCGTCTTCCTTGATAACGGCTACTATAACAAGGCTATTGCTGCCTCGCCCGTGCACGCACTTCCCGGCTACATCATTGGCGGTATCTGCTGGTTCGCTATTCCCTGGctcactgccaccaccatgggTCTCGCCGGTCTTGCCCTCGAGAACAACCCTCGCTTCCCCACCTATCCTGACCGCATGCTCGACTCCGATGTGAGCGCCGGCCTAGTCCTCCCCTACGCCGCGGTTGCCCTTCTCGGCAAGGGTGGTGCCATGGCTACTCTGCTCATCGTCTTCATGGCTGTCACCAGCGCCTTTTCCAGTCAGCTGATTGCCGTGAGCACCATCTGCACCTACGATCTGTACCGCGCCTACTTCAAGCCCGAGGCCAGCGGCAAGAGACTGATCTACATGAGCCACTGCGTCGTCGTTGGCTATGGTTTGTTCATCTCCACTTTTTCAGTTGGTTTGTGGTATGCCGGCATCTCCATGGGTTATCTCTATGTCATGATGGGAGTCATCATCTCGTCGGCCGTCCTACCCGCAACACTGGCCCTGCTCTGGTCTGGCCAGAATAAGTGGGCTGCCGCCGGCGCTCCCGTCCTCGGCCTTGCCACCTCGCTCACTGCCTGGCTCGTCACCTCCAAGAAGCAGTGCGGCGAGCTCACCGTCCAGTGCACTGGCTCCAACATCCCCATGTTGGCTGGCAATGTCGCCGCTCTGCTTTCCCCCGTCGTCTTCATCGCCATTCTCACCGCCATCTTTGGCGTTGACAAGTACGACTGGAAGTCCATGTTGGAGATCCGCAGAGGTGATGATCACGATCTCGCCCAAGAGGCTGGTGTCGACCTTGAGGATGTTAACGGCGGCCACGAGGAGACCCAGGCAGAGTTTGAGGCTGAGCAGTCCAAACTTCTCAAGGCTGGCAAGATCAGTAGATGGACCACCGTCATTTTG GCCCTTGCCTTCTTGGTTCTCTGGCCCATGCCCATGTACGGTAGCGGGTACATTTTCAGCAAGCCCTTCTTCACCGGTTGGGTCACGATTGGCATCATCTGGATTTTCGGCTCCTTCATTGGTGTCGGCTTGTTCCCTGTCTGGGAAAGCCGGGCCACCCTCACCAGGACATGCAAGTACATCTGGAAGGATTTGACCGGAAAAAGCCACATCAAGACCATTCACGCCCAGgaggctgctgttgttgggacCCCTGGTGATCAGACACCACCGGAAAAGGCCGggctcaaggaggaggtcagaTCCTCATAA
- a CDS encoding hypothetical protein (CAZy:GH3; COG:G; EggNog:ENOG503NVBN): MAHDESAQGLLKESSTRRSRSSDRGDNAAFDSDSDLDATDYIDREAARPTRRSPTASFEPNTKGKKRWCSCLFTTLGRRSRCCIGVLAGMGILWVLLTATGVLVYRKAQEEPPYGQSPPWYPTPKGGIAASWADSYAKASKMVSKMTLAEKVNVTTGTGWEMGLAVGTNAPAIHVGFPQLQLQDGPLGIRFADNITAFPAGITVGATWNRQLMYARGKAHAIEARQKGINVLLGPCVGPLGRMPAGGRNWEGFGADPYLQGIAGAETVKGIQSEGVMATIKHFVANEQEHFRQPWEWGLPHAISSNIDDRTLHELYAWPFGDAVKAGVASVMCSYNQVNNSYACGNSKLLNGILKDELGFQGFVMSDWLAQHSGVGTALAGLDMTMPGDGLGWADGKSLWGPELSRAVLNGSVPLERLNDMVTRIVAAWYQLGQDDEKKFPRKQPNFSSWTDEEKGVMSPGSPTEQEQVVVNQFVNVQANHSVIAREVAAEGTVLLKNEDLLPISRQGLSDERLRARRDAVERATGKRSEGKFKVGIFGEDAGPGNGPNACKDRGCNQGTLGSGWGSGAVEFPYLVSPVEALRKQFDKSKVELSEFLDNKASFGKGDGSLNDLELCIVFANADAGEGFTRWADVSGDRPDLRLQNNGDDLIVKVASSCGGGTGDVIVVIHAVGPVLVEDWIDTPNVKALLFANLPGQESGNALAEILFGDTNPSGHLPFTIGRTLEDYGAGGKVLYLPNGVVPQQDFREGLYIDYRHFDKYNIEPRFEFGFGLSYTTFKFDNIVVIPQRRKTPYPLRRPNPAAEPPSYSNDIPSKEEAIFPPEIRRLEKYVYPYLDSTDDIEVGQYPYPDGYDQQPPLSEAGGDEGGNPDLWSNYVVVNVDVINDGPVAGAAVPQLYLQYPETESETDFPIRVLRGFDKVYLKPGEKKTVKFNLTRRDLSYWDVVAQNWVMVTEGPYEFSVGLSSRDLSISGTW, from the exons ATGGCCCACGACGAGAGCGCCCAGGGACTCCTCAAGGAGTCCTCCACCAGACGGTCTCGCTCCAGCGATCGCGGTGATAACGCTGCTTTTGACTCCGACTCGGATCTCGACGCTACCGATTACATTGACCGCGAAGCTGCCCGCCCAACGAGACGATCGCCGACCGCTTCCTTCGAGCCAAACACAAAAGGCAAAAAAAGGTGGTGCTCGTGCCTTTTCACAacgctggggaggagaagcaggtgCTGTATCGGCGTGTTGGCAGGGATGGGCATTCTTTGGGTGCTTCTGACAGCAACCGGGGTGTTGGTCTACAGAAAGGCCCAAGAAGAGCCACCGTACGGACAGTCGCCACCCTGGTATCCCACACCGAAAGGAGGCATTGCTGCTTCCTGGGCTGATAGCTATGCCAAGGCTTCCAAGATGGTGTCGAAAATGACATTGGCGGAAAAGGTGAATGTCACCACCGGCACGGGGTGGGAGATGGGCTTGGCTGTTGGCACGAATGCCCCGGCCATTCATGTGGGCTTCCCGCAGTTGCAACTGCAGGATGGACCCCTGGGCATCAGATTTGCAgacaacatcaccgcctTTCCTGCTGGCATCACGGTCGGCGCGACGTGGAACAGGCAACTGATGTACGCGAGGGGCAAGGCTCATGCCATTGAGGCGCGGCAAAAGGGGATCAATGTCTTGCTTGGGCCTTGCGTGGGACCACTAGGCAGGATGCCAGCAGGTGGTCGCAACTGGGAGGGCTTTGGTGCAGACCCCTACCTCCAGGGCATTGCTGGCGCCGAGACGGTGAAGGGAATCCAGAGCGAGGGCGTCATGGCGACGATCAAGCATTTTGTGGCCAACGAGCAGGAGCACTTCCGCCAGCCGTGGGAGTGGGGACTTCCTCATGCCATCAGCTCCAACATCGACGACCGCACCCTGCATGAGCTGTACGCCTGGCCATTTGGCGATGCCGTCAAGGCTGGTGTGGCCTCCGTCATGTGCAGTTACAATCAGGTCAACAACTCGTATGCATGCGGCAACAGCAAGCTCCTGAACGGCATCTTGAAGGACGAGTTGGGTTTCCAAGGCTTTGTGATGAGTGACTGGCTGGCCCAGCACTCTGGTGTCGGCACGGCGCTTGCTGGCTTGGATATGACAATGCCCGGTGACgggttgggctgggctgACGGTAAATCGCTTTGGGGTCCAGAGCTGTCCAGAGCTGTTTTGAACGGAAGTGTGCCCCTGGAGCGGCTGAACGACATGGTGACCCGTATCGTGGCCGCCTGGTACCAGCTCGGACAGGATGACGAGAAGAAGTTTCCCAGGAAGCAGCCCAATTTCTCGTCCTGGACAGATGAAGAGAAGGGCGTGATGTCTCCAGGCAGCCCAACCGAGCAAGAGCAAGTGGTTGTCAACCAGTTTGTCAATGTGCAGGCAAATCATTCGGTCATTGCGAGGGAGGTCGCGGCTGAAGGCACGGTCTTGCTCAAGAATGAGGATTTGCTGCCCATCAGTCGTCAGGGGCTGAGCGACGAAAGGCTCAGGGCTAGAAGGGATGCTGTCGAGCGTGCCACCGGGAAGCGCAGCGAAGGAAAGTTCAAGGTAGGCAtctttggcgaggatgcAGGGCCGGGCAACGGCCCAAATGCATGCAAGGACCGCGGTTG TAACCAAGGCACACTTGGTTCGGGCTGGGGTTCTGGTGCTGTCGAGTTCCCCTACCTTGTGTCACCTGTAGAGGCGCTGCGGAAGCAGTTTGACAAGTCCAAAGTCGAGCTCTCCGAATTTCTGGACAACAAGGCGTCTTTCGGCAAGGGCGACGGCAGTCTGAATGATCTGGAACTGTGCATCGTTTTTGCCAATGCCGATGCCGGGGAGGGTTTCACCAGATGGGCGGATGTCAGCGGCGACCGTCCCGACCTGCGGCTTCAAAACAACGGCGACGACCTAATCGTCAAGGTTGCCTCCAGCTGTGGCGGTGGCACTGGCGACGTCATTGTTGTCATCCACGCCGTCGGACCAGTGCTTGTGGAAGATTGGATCGACACCCCGAACGTCAAGGCTCTGTTGTTTGCCAATCTCCCCGGCCAAGAGTCTGGGAATGCTCTGGCAGAGATACTCTTCGGCGACACCAACCCATCTGGCCACCTGCCCTTCACCATCGGACGGACTCTGGAAGACTACGGCGCCGGTGGCAAGGTGCTCTATCTTCCCAACGGAGTGGTGCCTCAGCAGGACTTTAGAGAAGGACTGTACATTGACTATCGTCACTTTGACAAGTACAACATTGAGCCCAGGTTTGAGTTTGGCTTTGGCCTCAGCTACACAACCTTCAAGTTTGACAATATTGTGGTCATCccccagaggaggaagacgccCTATCCCCTGCGCAGACCGAACCCTGCTGCTGAGCCTCCCAGCTACTCAAACGACATCCCCAGCAAGGAAGAGGCAATCTTTCCGCCCGAGATTCGCAGGCTGGAAAAGTACGTCTATCCGTATCTGGACAGCACAGATGATATCGAAGTGGGCCAGTACCCTTACCCTGACGGGTATGACCAGCAGCCACCCCTGAGCGAggctggcggtgatgagggtgggaACCCCGACCTGTGGTCAAACTATGTTGTTGTGAATGTCGACGTGATCAATGACGGGCCGGTTGCGGGAGCGGCGGTGCCGCAGCTGTATCTGCAATACCCAGAAACCGAATCGGAAACGGACTTTCCCATTCGCGTGCTGAGAGGCTTTGACAAGGTCTACCTCAAGcctggggagaagaagacggtcaAGTTCAACCTTACGAGGCGAGACCTGAGTTATTGGGATGTCGTGGCTCAGAATTGGGTCATGGTGACGGAGGGGCCGTACGAGTTTTCGGTCGGGTTGAGTTCACGAGATCTGTCCATCAGCGGGACTTGGTAA
- a CDS encoding hypothetical protein (COG:Z; EggNog:ENOG503P4QK) has translation MSGVNSPEVLAAYDSIRSDKEEQNWLLLSYGATGNKLQLTATGTGGLSELTAQLDDTQVQYAYVRVEYANDAESKRVKFAFVVWIGENAKVMKKARASIEAGDVKKVLSHYSVELTANDKGDLNEDEVIKRLRKAGGADYNGGRG, from the coding sequence aTGTCAGGCGTCAACTCTCCCGAAGTCCTCGCCGCCTACGACTCTATCCGTTCCGACAAGGAAGAACAAAACTGGCTTCTGTTGTCGTACGGCGCGACGGGCAACAAGCTGCAGCTGACAGCCACGGGCACCGGCGGCCTTTCGGAGCTCACGGCCCAGCTCGACGACACCCAGGTGCAGTACGCATACGTCCGAGTGGAATACGCAAACGATGCCGAGAGCAAGAGGGTCAAGTTTGCCTTTGTGGTCTGGATTGGCGAGAACGCCAAGGtcatgaagaaggcgagggcgagCATCGAGGCCGGCGACGTCAAGAAGGTGCTGAGCCACTACAGCGTCGAGCTGACGGCCAACGACAAGGGCGACTTgaacgaggacgaggttATCAAGAGGCTGCGGAAGGCTGGAGGGGCTGACTACAACGGTGGAAGGGGATAA
- a CDS encoding hypothetical protein (EggNog:ENOG503P2UY; COG:Q), whose product MGRFCITGSSDGLGARTANKLISQGHTVILHARNAQRAEDARKACPGAETVLIADLSSIEETKQLAREASELGPYEAVIHNAGVYTGMEKVPGKSGLPTLFTVNTLAPYILTALMGPGAQKRLVFVSSELHAGGRPRLSDSEDIKKSGYGDSKLHNVILAKAFARVWQTKAYSVHPGWVPTKMGGANATGDMQLAVDTFVWVATGGQTDGKGENEDERWTPGGYFTALREEEPSKTANDQSVQDGLLAALETISGVKVSV is encoded by the coding sequence atGGGCCGATTCTGCATCACGGGGTCCTCAGATGGCCTCGGCGCCCGCACCGCCAACAAACTAATCTCGCAGGGACACACTGTCATCCTCCACGCCCGCAACGCTCAACGTGCCGAAGATGCACGCAAGGCTTGTCCCGGCGCAGAAACAGTGCTGATTGCCGATTTATCGTCCATTGAAGAGACCAAGCAGCTTGCCAGAGAAGCATCGGAATTGGGGCCGTACGAGGCCGTCATCCACAACGCAGGCGTCTACACGGGCATGGAAAAGGTCCCCGGAAAGTCTGGGCTGCCGACACTGTTCACCGTCAACACACTTGCCCCTTACATCCTCACTGCTCTCATGGGACCCGGCGCGCAAAAGAGGCTGGTTTTTGTCAGCAGCGAGCTTCACGCCGGTGGTAGGCCCCGGCTGAGCGACTCcgaggacatcaagaagAGCGGGTACGGCGACAGCAAGCTTCACAATGTCATCTTGGCAAAGGCGTTTGCCAGGGTTTGGCAGACAAAAGCATATAGCGTTCACCCGGGCTGGGTTCCTACAAAGATGGGGGGCGCGAACGCGACGGGGGATATGCAACTAGCGGTCGACACGTTTGTCTGGGTGGCCACTGGCGGTCAGAcggatgggaaaggggagaatGAGGACGAGAGGTGGACCCCAGGCGGGTATTTCACcgcgttgagggaggaggaaccGTCCAAGACTGCCAATGACCAGTCGGTGCAAGACGGGCTGCTTGCGGCGCTGGAGACAATCTCGGGGGTGAAAGTGAGCGTATAG
- the AQY1 gene encoding Aquaporin-1 (EggNog:ENOG503NV37; COG:P) → MPRSRFLSYASNVNGHNSHNNNNDDISNVNARPTNTMNHTNTMTLPMLSKPASTRNNITAFLGEFVGTFLFLFFSFAGTQIAVNSGPTQLESGTDIAVPNTQNLMFIALVFGLSLMANVWAFYRVTGGLFNPSVTLALFLVGGLSAVRSVIVVVAQLLAGMAAAGVVSALFPGPMDVETTLGGGANVAQGLFIEMFLTAELVFVVIMVAAEKHKSTYLAPVAIGMAFFLAELVGVYFTGGSLNFARSLGPAVVNRSFPGYFWIYFLGPILGSLLASGFYALLKYLRWKECNPGQDVDDEEKLKFDTARVQEKERYGSVADGHATPRETVTPPNGAASPGGTTVADSPTAPRA, encoded by the exons atgcCTCGCAGTCGTTTTCTATCGTACGCCTCCAACGTCAACGGGCACAActctcacaacaacaacaacgacgacatcTCAAACGTCAACGCGAGGCCCACCAACACAATGAATCACACCAACACTATGACGCTGCCGATGCTGTCCAAGCCGGCCAGCACACGCAACAACATCACGGCTTTCCTGGGAGAGTTTGTTGGAACCTTCTTGTTTCtgttcttttcctttgccgGTACCCAGATTGCCGTCAATTCAGGTCCTACCCAGCTCGAGTCCGGTACCGATATTGCCGTTCCCAACACCCAGAACCTCATGTTTATCGCTTTGGTATTCGGTCTGAGTCTGATGGCGAACGTGTGGGCTTTTTACCGTGTCACAGGCGGGCTCTTCAACCCCAGCGTCACGCTCGCTCTGTTtctggttggtggtttgtcAGCAGTCCGCAGCGTCATCGTCGTGGTTGCCCAGCTGCTGGCCGGTATGGCTGCCGCTGGTGTTGTCTCGGCTTTGTTCCCCGGGCCCATGGATGTCGAGACGACgcttggagggggtgccAACGTTGCGCAGGGCCTCTTTATTGAAATGTTTCTCACGGCCGAGCTGGTGTTTGTCGTCATCATGGTGGCGGCCGAGAAGCACAAGAGCACCTATCTGGCACCAGTCGCGATTGGAATGGCCTTCTTTCTTGCCGAGCTGGTTG GCGTATACTTCACCGGCGGCTCTCTCAACTTTGCCCGCTCCCTCGGACCAGCGGTGGTCAACCGGAGCTTCCCAGGTTATTTCTGGATCTACTTCCTGGGCCCCATCCTGGGCTCACTGCTGGCCTCAGGATTCTATGCGCTGCTCAAGTACCTCCGGTGGAAGGAGTGCAACCCCGGCCAGGAtgtcgatgacgaggagaagctcaagttTGACACGGCCAGGGTACAGGAGAAGGAACGCTATGGAAGCGTTGCCGACGGACATGCCACACCCCGCGAGACAGTGACGCCGCCTAACGGAGCTGCGTCACCTGGCGGGACGACTGTGGCCGATTCCCCCACGGCACCGCGCGCATGA